Genomic DNA from Alosa alosa isolate M-15738 ecotype Scorff River chromosome 6, AALO_Geno_1.1, whole genome shotgun sequence:
CCTCAACACTCTCGATTGACAGCGACACGGATAGAACCCTCTTATCAGGGCCTCCGTGTTTCCAAGATGGAGCCCGTTCTCTGTCTCAGTTCCATGCAAATCGACATTCCAGTGTTTTTTGTCATTCACTAACAAATCTGCTATACAGGACCATCCACTCACTTGACTGTCCAACTTGCTCATTCAAACCTTCATACGTGCTTGTAGAGATGGGAGATGATAGGTGTGGTGTGGAGGGAGAATGAAAGGGGTTTCAGATGAGCACAGTAGGTGTGAAAATATTTACACTGTCTACACAGATGAATAGCACGATAGTCAAATGTGGAGTGGGGTACAGCTGCCATTTTATCACCTCGTTTGTTCTGAGCTATCTTTGCAAAGAATCCCGGTCCATGACGTACTGCATACAGGCGGTCGCTCTTCATCTTTAGTGAATAATGTTGGTCAGGGGGGGAATCATTGATCATTAGTGACCACAGTGCAACTTGCGGGCATCAGGTcaattgcacacacactaaaatccCGTTTAATCAGTAAGAGAGTTGTTGCTGGGAACGCGAGTTGGTAGTTTTTAAAATGGATGTGAGGACGAAGGTGTGAACGTGTGACGAAATCTTTTCATTGTGCATTGCTTTGTCTGcgaacgtgtgtgtgagtgtgtgttagttttgGTGAGACTGCAGTGCTGTAGAATGGTTCTATATTGCGCATGTTTGTAACATACACCAACCAGTGACTTCTGTAACCCTTTAACGGCATTTGTGAACACTCTTCTATCAAACTGATCTGTCTGACTTCAAGAATTAATTGTAAGattatatttaataaatatctGGTTCTTTTATTGTCCACATTTTGGTTCATGTGTGATTTAATTTTCGACATCAGAACAGATGTACTGACATTTTCTATCCTTACATAAGAATATCATTATACAGAATGAGGTGCATTAGCAGTTGCCTAAAAATAATGTTACTCTTTTAGACCCTAAAATAAAATGTAGACCTGGGGAAACAGAAGAGTGATAtgatatttgtatgtgtgctattTAAGTGGATTCTTCAATTTGTTGCATGTTCCAGTGCCATGCGATGCTATTTTTTAACAACTGAATGTGCCTACAACACCTTTAAAGGACCATGTCTTGAAGTTGCATAGTTAACTGTGTCATCTATGTATTATAAAATaagtccggttcgccctgtcgggacttattttcccaataatgaccggatTTCTATACATTAATCCTttacataattttttttttcatagactCTCATATTACAAAGTGCAAAAATTGCAACTAAATGTTCAATGTGCAAGGTCCCAGTTCTTCAGAACATCAGTGCATCACTAACGCAGGTCAGTTTGGTTTGGCTTTTCAGATTTTCCTGAAGACCAAGCATTTGTTGCTCTCCGGCATGTCAACCTGGAAGACAAAAGTGATGTTACTCATATGGATGTTGCCTGTgggagtgtgtacacacactagAGCTGATCAAGAACGCTGATTCTTACCATTCGCTCCATGCGCATTCCATTGGTAAAGGCAATCTGTCTCAGAACGTCAATGTCAGGAAGGCCCCATTCAGGGTTTCTGTAATGTGAGGATTGATTTAGAGTCAGTTTTTAGttttaaaaacatttgaaaCTTAAATATCTCAAGAGTATTGATATTGGGAGATTATGGTGAGTGGTTAAATATTACTCGCCTCTCACGCAGATTTCTATCCAGTTCCTCGTTGCATGGAGGTATGATGATCCCATTCATTGCATAAGGCTAAAAGTAAATTAGTGAACCTTTTAGCTTAGTTTAGCTTGAACATTTCCTGCTGAATACAAACTCACTCCTGACATTAACAGCCTGACGGTAATAAACAAGGAGTATGGAAATATTTGAACTAAAATATTTGACTAATTTTGTGTTCTAAAGGTAATATATTACTTCAcatataaatataatgtatttCATTTATATGCAAAATATATAATTAACAAATTAATCTCCAGCAATGTAGTCTTCCAGCTACTTCGGTCAGCTTACCCCATATGTCATTAGACAGCAATTATTTTTCAGAATCTCACCAGCTCCTTGAAACACACCCTATACAGAAATGGATACATCCATATTTCACAAATCAACCAGGTCATGCTCTGTAGCCAAAATAGATGACTAATAGTAAAACGGGCTTTTGGAGGCTTCTGTATTCAAGTTAAGTCAAGGCCAGCTCAGCTTATTTTGTGTAAAGGTTGTTTTCACAAACTGACATCTCTGGCCATTTTTGTCAATTGCTCAGCTGCAGGTAAAAAATTATAATAGCCATAGTCTGACACATTCACTATGTGAACCGCCACGATGGCAAGCCTGGTTATGCATATACATACAGAGCCTAATAAAAGTAGCCatccccttggatatttccccttttattgctttaataCATGGAATCTTTGCCcatttaatttggcctttttaacaataattgacaaaaatcccctctttaatgtcaaagcaAATTTCTACAAATTGATGTTAATTAAGAATCACTCTAAttcaatattaatattaaaggtgctctaagcaatgttatgcggtttctaagctaaaacattttttgtcacatacaggaaacatcacctcaccatctgctagctgcctctgccctgaatacactgcaaaaaaaaaagcggtctctgtggacagcccaggctccaaaaacggtaacaaaaacaacctggtccaGGCTAGAACATttaaacaaactgttccagcctaTAAACGACTAAACGAcctctgttttgtttaaacgtcaacagaagtgacgttactcaacattgcttagagcacctttaaagtgACTGACCTAAATTAACAGCGGTCCTGCCAATTGGTGCTTATATCTCACAATTAGTGAAATGGGGATCTCCTGAGTGCCAtgaatgtgtatagtatagaaatatacaatatataatggAAGGTCCAGTCACAGGTCAATCAGTAGTCCTGGCTATAAATCCACCATGACGATAAAAGAACACTCCAAACAACTCAGAGAAAGGTTATTGAAAAGCATAAGTGAGGGGATGGATGCAAAATAAATTTCAAGTCACTGAACATCCTCTGGAATGAAATCCATCATTAAGGAATGTAAGGAATATGGCAAATGTGCAAATCTGACTAGAGCGGGCCGTCACCACAAACCACAGtgacaataaataaaataataaagataatGGTGGGGAAGGCCACCATGGCGACTATGACAACTCTGAAGTAGTTAAAAGCATCAGCAGCTGAAATGAGGGAAACTACAAATACAAAAACTTCTGCCTGAGTTCTTCACCAGTCACAAGGCAAATCTCGACTAAAGTTCGCCAAAAGACATGTGGGAGACTCCAAGGTCAAATGGAAGAAGGTTATttggtctgatgagaccaaaTTGAGCTTTTTGGCCATCAGACTAGATGCTATGTTTGGCAGACATCAAGCACGGCACATCATCAAAAACGCACCATCCCTTATTTGAAGAATGGTGGTAGCATCATGCTGTGGAGACAGCAGGCCCTGGAAGGCTtgtaaaggtaaaagtaaaatgaattcaacaaaatatatggaaatccTGGAGGACAATCTGATTGAGTCTGCAAGAGAACTTCGACTTGGGAAAAGATTTACTTtccagcaagacaatgagcCGAAGCCTACAGCGAAAACTACACAGAAATGGTTTAAAGACAGCAAGGTGAATGTTCTGGAGTGGCCGAGGTCAAAGCCCAGACCTCAATCTAGAAAATCTGTGGCTGAACTTGAAAAAGGCTGTTCACACCCCATCCCCTTCCAACCTCACAAAGATTGAGCAGTTTTACAAAGAAAAATTGAGTAAGATTGCCGTATCCAGATGTGCAAGCCTAATTGAGACCTATCCACCCTAAtctgactccgccagatggatgcttcgcatttgctctgcatgtccatctgggaactttccgttggagaacttttgggaaggggcggaaatactggttaactgattggataaaccatctgtctatcaccacctatgttggttATCGACGGGCCAAATAAACCAATTAGATGAACGAAGTGTTCgtttaacatacaattaagttaggtaacgtaactaacgttaacattttttaacttaccatttgtatgtgacatgaacctaatCAACGACAATTCCCATAACGTTTTCACAGCCCTACACTTCTAAAGAAAGTATATATTCCTTTTaaaggggcagtcgtggcccactggttagcactctggacttgtaaccggagggttgccggctcGAGCCCCGacaagtgcccttgagcaaggcacctaacccctcactgctccctgagcgccgctgtggttgcaggcagctcactgcgccgggattagtgtgtgcttcacctcactgtgtgctgtgtgtgtttcactaattgacggattgggttaaatgcagagacaaaatttccctcacgggatcaaaagagtatatatacatatatattcctccattatgaactggaatcggccgtggaggatgtctgtgtcgttcattcctcccagctgcatggctgagactcataACTTCACagcttccccaggaatactttctaatttgaATAGCTATGCTCTCATCTCATGTGTGGATGCCGTCATGTTGTTCATTGCGTCACATCTAAacccgcctcaaaaccaacgctgattggccgttcgtttggtgaactgctccaaattttctctatcggtaagatgccagactgatctgcgacgGGAAACCTGAAgctcgcgagatcaggatgTTCTCATGAGGCTATATCCACCCAGGCTCTATGCTTTAATTGCGGCCAAAGGACCTGAAGCtcgcttattttgcattatatatttttcattaattaacattactttgtagaattTAATTATTAAAGCAATAAAGGGAAAATATCTAAGGCAGATGAATAATTGTTAtaggcactgtgtgtgtttatatatataccTTCTGATTATTATCAGACCACCATTATTATTATCAGACCACCGACCAGTATTACTGCACCTCTGCTGTTTTGAAGGAGCTGACATGGAAGAGGTTGATGGCTACGATCACATCACAGGAGCTACGAGGAAGGCCTGCCCACTTGTCCCAGGGCTCACTAGCATCCAGGTGCACAGGTTCTAGAACACGCTTCACTTTCGTTGCCCCAATGTAAGCACGGATACTGGAGCAGGACAAAACATGGATCTTACGTCTTATGTCATACTACTGATATTAACTCACAATTATGAGAGCTTTATGAgtatttcatatatatatatatatatatatgaaatactcataaagtatatatactttatgaGTATAAATACTCGTATGATTttgagtatatatactgtatatgacacattatataatatatacactATTATTGCCTTTTAAATCACAAGTGGGACTAAATGACACTTGTTATTTATACGTACGTATACGTATGTAATTATGTAATTATGTCCTCAAAAATGCCTTTAAAGACAGAAAATGGCCATTAATCCAGTACCTTGCCCGAGACTCCTCTTTGATATCTGTTGGAAGCCAGGTGACGTAGGTCAGTTCCTGGGCAAAGTGCACGACATGCTGCCCAGTGCCAGACCCCAGCTCCAGGCCAAACAGCTCTTTGTGGGACTGCTCCTCCAGAATCTCCGACAGCACTGACAGTATATCATCCTGATTCCTGTCAGCGGCAGGGGATAGCAGCATGGtggaatggatgga
This window encodes:
- the zgc:103625 gene encoding methyltransferase-like 26 B, coding for MLLSPAADRNQDDILSVLSEILEEQSHKELFGLELGSGTGQHVVHFAQELTYVTWLPTDIKEESRASIRAYIGATKVKRVLEPVHLDASEPWDKWAGLPRSSCDVIVAINLFHVSSFKTAEGVFQGAGEILKNNCCLMTYGPYAMNGIIIPPCNEELDRNLRERNPEWGLPDIDVLRQIAFTNGMRMERMVDMPESNKCLVFRKI